CAGTCTTTGGAGTATAAAGGTAAGTTCACATGTGAGGCTGAATTCCAAAGGATAGGTGCCATAAATTGGGTCCAAGTTTATGTCTAACTCCCTTGAGTATATTCTTCTTCAGAAAACTTAAATGTTCTGCACTGAAGGAGAATAACAAGGTTTCTAACATTCCAATTTTTAACATGGTGCTTAAATGCTAGAGCTTCAGAGGTAGTTCTGGATCTTTGGGTCTTGCCCTTTCTTGCACTCCAGCAAGAGTTGCCCTGAGAGCCAGTGAGCACATACTTGGCACTAACTCTTAACCTCTTCCCTTGGTCCCCAACCATggtggggatgggcaaaataggactatgcttttgatttttttcattcatatgaAGAAGAATATTTGACTCTTCCCAAACTCAGACATAagtttcaggaaaagaaaacaacatgatGGAAGGATGGGATGGGATAGAATTTAGATATATTAGAAGAAATAGGCATATAATCAGAACCCTCAATGATCACACACTTAGATACCCTAGTAGTGAGGCAATTAActggaatagccaaagcaaaaTGAAGTCCATTTTTCTGGTGGTTATGAAGTGATCTTTCCTTTGTTCTTGACTACTTTCCTTTATACTAAGCTCTGTGATCATTTTGTTATACACCTGAAGCCTAGTAGACACAACATCTTCCTGCCTAGTTATAGTTAGGGATTCATAATCAAACTTGGATTGAATCCAGCTCTATCCTTATGAGAAGAGACTGATAAGTGCATTCCCAGGTGGGAGTAAGGAGTTTAGTGTCTGCTGtaaaaggaatattaaatatACAACCATTCAGTCCTTGGGGAAGAGGTTTGTCAGCTTTACCATGGCTAAGAAAAATGTGGGTCAGAAGGACCAGAAgctttcaagtttttttaaaaaaaaactgccaaattcCTGATTTTACCTCTTGTAAACTGAGTCACCGTGGACAATTCTATCACTTCTGGGAATGTCaacttttctcatctgcaaagcaGGGATGATAATTTCTGCCTGTACAGTGTGGTTGTAGGGATTACATTAGTAACTTTCCAACAGCTACTTAACTAGCAAAATGCTTTAAAGTCACCTTGTAGATACTGAACTAATACTTAATTTAGAAGGTAAGATCAATGTTCCTAGACATAGTAGAATTAATAACTTCATCTTATTTTGTGATTGATTCAAAAGACCACACATCATGATCAGGGATCCTACAGATGGACCCACAGAGTTCCTGTGCAAAGAGGAGTCACTCTTTTTCATGGAGCCCTCCCATGCTTCAGGCTACTTGACAGGAGTAGGCCTGCAGGGGAAGTACAAGGGTCATGTTGAGACCTGGTCCTCTTGTCTCATTAACCTGACATTTTTTCCAGGCCATGTTCTTCTAGAATACTCCATGCTTTCTTAGTATAAGCAGTTTTTAACAGCATCTCTGTTAAAGGCTTAAATCAAAACTGCTTTGCTTGTTGCTAAGGCCACTTTAATGAAATGACTCtgttttttaggatttatttaaaacatacacagaaaACAGACTGAGTAGAATGTATTAAATAACACAATATATTATAAACTCCAAAGCATTTGATCTATTCGTCTTAGAAACCTCACATGCAGTTTAAAAAGCAAGGGTATTCTGTCCTATTTCCAATGTGTAAAATGTGAACAATACTAGCTACCTCCTAAGATGTTAGGATATCTGTAGGACTTACATAAGTGGTGACTGAACACTAACCACTATTTGTATTACTGATGTCCTCATGATTTCACCTTGACAGCTCAAATACCctttagtcattaaaaaaagaaaaaagaaagaaaaactacccTTAGAATTCAGAGTTGTCCTATCTTGGCATTCCTTTGGAATCACACAAACTGGAGAACACTGGGCCTAACATTCCAGACTGCTTCAAGTTCCCATTTGGCAAGCTGCCCACCATATTTCAATACCTTCTCCATGTGcttatttgagagaaggaagtAACAGTCATTTGGTCTTAGTTTCTATCTTTAGGATTTGGAGAAGCCGCTCATGGATCTGCTTGCTATGGACAGCGTAGACAATGGGATTGAGGATTGGAGGAATGAGGAGGTAGAAGTTGGCCAGTAGAGTGTGGATTGGAGGAGGCACCTGGTGACCAAATCGGTGAATGAGAGAAGAAACGGCAATAGGAACATGAAAGATCAGAATGGCACAGATGTGAGAACCACATGTCCCCAGGGTTTTAAGCTGGGCCTCAGGTGTGGCCAGCCCCATCACAGCCCGGAAAATCATCACATAAGAGGCAGTGATGGCCATGGAGTCCAGGATCAGGACCAGAAAGCCAATGCTCAGCCCATAGACATTGTTGACCCTGATGTCACCACATGCCAAGGTGACCACGGCCATGTGCTCACAGTAGGAGTGGGAGATGACACGAGCTTTGTAAAGGGGTAGCCGCAGGCAGATCATCAAAGGCAGAGGTCCAATGTACAGTATACCCCAGAAGAGGGCAGCAAGCCCCAAACGTCCCACCACAGCATGAGTGAGCACTGTGGTATGACTGAGTGGGTTGCAGATGGCTACATAGCGGTCAAAAGCCATGGCAAGGAAGATGCCTGATTCGACTATGGCAAAGCAGTGGGTGAGGAACATTTGGGCCAGGCAGGCATCCAGGCCAATGTCCCCAGCACCAAACCAGAAGATTCCCAGCAGGTTGGGCATAGTAGAAGTAGACAGAACCAGGTTGATGACAGCCAACATAcacaggaagaagtacatgggctGGTGCAGGCTATGCTCCACCTTTACCACAGCCAAAATGGTGACATTCCCCACCACAGCAACCAGGTACATGGAGCCAAAGGGGATGGAAAGCCACATATGCAGGGACTCTAGCCCTGGGAGCTGGAAGGTGAGCTGGAAGGAGCTGGGTATTGAACAGACATTGTGAGAAGTGAGCATGATTCATAAATGAACCTTCTCACTTGTGGCCCAAAATGCAGTAGAAactttttctagaaataaaaaataagaatattttattcttaggTTCTATAATAAAGAATAGGATCAATGATAAGATGCTACAAACTTTCTTAGAAGAAACTATGGAACAATGTCCTAGTGGAAATGTCATGTTAATTATTTTATGGTATTGACAAAAATTTGTCAAGTTCAAACTGAGGACATATTCAAATAAATGTAGGAGTATCTCTTTATAATAGGATTCTCAAAGAGTAATGTGCTTGCATCAATAAATACAATGACCTGAGGCAGACCGGTACTAGTTTTTAGTCCTTTAACTCTGTAGGTAGGCTATGCGGTATCTCCCAAGATTATATTAGAAGATCTCAAAATGAGAGGTCCTTGAAAAGAAGAGACACGTTGATGCTGAAAGATACAGTGACAGACTTCTAGGGCTGTCTAGGCTCTATGGTAAATCAAAGTTTAAGCTAGAGGCCAGCATTTGCTCATGCATGAGCTGAAACATTTAACCTGCAGGCCAAAAATCACAAAGCAGAGACATTGGCCAATGAAGAAGGACTTTGGAGGATGGAAACAAAGGGATTCCTGAAAGGTGAAAGCGCTGAATGTAACTCAGTTTGTGTGTCTGCGCAGAGGCAGGTCCTTGCAAGGGCCTTCTCCCTTCATGGAGGCTGAATAGAGGAGAAGATTGCAGAAGCAAAGAGGGTTATCcccaggaagaaagaagacacatTCAGCTCTCAGTGGCAAGAAGCCTAGAGGATGAGTATTTGGCCAGAGAAGAAATGCCCTACTCAGAGTCCAGGGCAACTGGCTTAAAAGAGAGAttagtattttgaaaaacaaacaaaaaaaaagacaaaccgtTTTGGGGTCTTGTTTGTTCCAGGATCTAAACGATGATACCAGAATGTGTTTCCTATCTATATTAGAGGAATGTCAAGGACGTGGAAAAGCCTATAAGAAGCTTTGTCTTCTAGATCTTGAGCCTTGTAGGGTTGAATATAGCAGGGTAGTTAGTAGTCTGGactttgggattttccagatCTGGTTTCAGATTGTGGCAGTAGGAGCTGACACAAGTGACGTTATCCTATCAGTTACACAACTGACTTCATTTGACAACAAATTTAAACAGTTGTGGCCTAGAGGAGGcatgaggattaaaggagaatGCAATGATCTGACACACATTAACACTAAGCATTAGCTCTTTCTAGTTGTTGAGAATAATGTTCAAAACCAAAACTACATCCAATAAAGTTCAAAAAAACTTTGGAATGCTTATCTCTGTAGGGAGCTGTGGTACTGGGAGGCGGACAACCATAGTAGTGACTTTATCCCACAGAATTCCTCTCCCTGAGCTGGGTTTCCTCTCTAACTCAAGGTTCTCCTAGATCACTACAAATGGGAACAGAGTGTTGGCAATAGTCGTAAAAAGGGAAGGTAAGAAGGCTCAGTCAGTGGGGCTGGGCAAGACAAGAGCACACAGGAACCAGCCTGTGATTGGAGTGACCAGGTAAGCTCAGGTAAGGGGAGCCTGTCTTGGTTTTCTCACCTTGTGTGCTAGTTATTCTCCATTTATCTGTTTTGAAGCTCTGTCCTAGGTCCCTAGAAGCTGATGTTTATAGGCTGCATCACTCAGATTCCCTTCTCTTGTGGGAAGGAGATAGAAAAGTGGGACTAGAGATAAGGAATTTGTCCCCCCAGTTCCCTTCCTGCCAGACACATATGGCACTGCCTTGGTGTTCTACCAAAGTAAACAACCCAAAGTAAACAACATCTTCCCTTTTGTGGTCAGGCCTGAGTTAGGTAATGCTATGCACGGTTGGTCCTGGTGCTTCACCATCCCCTATTCAGTTTCCTTAACTCTTCCCAGGCCTCAGCAAATAGTCCCTTCAATTGCCCCCTTCCTCAGGCCACTGGTTTGGATGGATCAGACCAGATCCCAGTAGTACACAATCTTTACTCAGTATTGTCTTTGCAAAGCTGTCTGCTTCCTCAGCAGGACACGTAATCTGAAAGTTGTCAACTTTACTGAATTGGTTCTAAaggcaaaagaaggaaaacttcctggTAGTCAAGGGCTAAATGACCTCTACTAGGACTTCTAGACTTAAAATAAGAGGGGACTTGTCTCCTTCACCCCTGCCTCTACTCGACTGGCCTTCATAACCTGATGTTATACTAAGCAAAGTTGTATTCATGTGGAGAATGACCTTGTTTACTCCGGAAAAGGAACAGTCTTTGGAAAAATTGGCAGGACTTGCCAAGTGAATTTGTCATTTATTCCCATGTTCCTCCTCCCTCATAGCAGTTATCCTTCTTCTGTGTTAGTGCAGAAGTAGTTTCCATGTTCTCTTTGCTTCTGATGCCATTTGAGTCCCAGTACTACTGAGTCCCACTCTGGATCAGCAGTTTCCTTCTGAGTTTGGGCAGAGAAGTCCTGTTGTAGGGGGATCTCACAGCTCAAGGTACATACAAGGCTAAATATACCAAGGGAactctaaaaatgagaaattatttctCTTGAAAGCCAGCAGGCCGGCCTTTACTACATCATAGACCTTCTTAGAGCCAAGCCACATGTCTTCATTCCTCTGGACTGGTCTCAAGCCCTGAAGGTGgatttgatttctttcccttatcCTATACCTGACAACATACAGAGCTGTTTTCCCAATGGCAGCTTCCTCTTCCTATCCATTTCCAGGAGCACCCCATCACAGTGAAGAAGGTACCCATGACTGGAGAAATGCACTTCCACTGTGAAATGGGGTTGGGCTGAGCCTTGGTTAACTTTGCCAACCCCCATCCTTTCCCTAAGATCCTAACCTTCCTTAGCTTATGCCTCCCTAGTCAGAAGCAATCTTCACACTTTAAATACAACAGGAAGAGGCTAGTGCAGCTCCTGCTCAGAATGGTTGTGAGGGTATGAGGAATTACAACATGCCACCTGAGCTCTATGCAAATACATCTGCCAACACTAACGATGGCTTTTACCATTCTTCACCCTGCCCACTATCTTCCAACAAGGTTGAATTTTTCTACCTCCCAACTGTAGCATGTTCTTTTGCCTCTGAAAATTACCCATGTTCTTTCCTGGTTTGGGATGGTATACTCCTCTTCCTCACCTACCTAGTCCTTACATATGCACCTTGCCATAGCTTAGATGTCCCCTTAAACCTGCTCTAACCCTCAGTCTGTGTTCAGTGCCTGTCTTTGTACTGTACACACATAGTGTTCTGAACTGCCTGCTCACCTGCATGATTCCCCAAACAGAATCTGTTTCGTAAGAGTAGGAAGCATGCCTGTCTTATTCTCTAGTGTAATCCCTGtgcaagcacagtgcctggctatGTCAAATGAGAATAACCTATTACCTATTTAAAACACCTGGAGGTGTTTTGGAGGGTCTTGTATTGGCATTGGTGAACTAGAGACCTCTTCAGACTCCTTGAGTGTAATTCTGTGTGGATTCCACCCGTCAAGTCCCCTTGCAAGAGAATTCCTTCCCTTGGAGTCTGGTCTTGGAGACTTCAAAGGATTATAATCAGAAGTAGGAGGCCCAAGGGTCCCAAGGCTATTCATCCCAATAGGCTTCAAACCCTTCCTGATGACCTCTGTTGTTCCTTTAGATTCCCCTTTACAAGATGTTCTTACCTGGGCTGGGTAGTGTCAGAGCAAGAGCCTGGGGCTCCGCAAATGTCTGAGGCCTGGCACTTATAAGCATTCTGTTCAGGGGTCGAGGGAATTCCATCTGGATAACCTTCCCACTTCTCTCAGTGGAGAAGGAAAATAGCAGGCTTTGTCCCAGAAGAATGAATGTAAAATCGAAACTTAAGCACAGCTATGTGTAGTGTGTCAGGGTTGGTCCAGAGAGGTCTAGGGAAAACAGGCTTTCTAATTGAGTCATGATCCCTTGGATCAAAGTCTTGCTCTTGCTGGTTGTATCTGGCCTCCCTGGAGTCTGCATGTATTCTCAGGACCCCAATAGAAATTAGAAAGACCTTTCTAGAGAAAGGATGAAGAATCTCCTTGGAATTAGAGCTCAGCCTGCTGTAAATCTCTAATGAAGTTTgatattctttgaatatttggagGGGATGATTGTGTCTCAAATTAACTTTAAGACAAATGAAGGCCTATTCCCTAAAAATTAGATACTGTGGAATTTTCTCTTCCCACTCTAGTTTACACTGTGAGTAGTGGAATCCATGGACTTGTGGGTAGAGCAGTGCATCTCCTTTACATCTTTCTGAACCTAACCTTTCCAACCTAATATCCAGTTCCTCAGGAGAGAAACCACATTGAGAAAGTGGTTTATCTCTTGGTGTATCCTAATGGGATGCTCATGGGTTGGTGGGCATCTTGGTTTAGGAAGGACATGTGGCAAGACATGGAGTTGGAGGCTCCAAAGGCTTGAGTTTGCAAGACATATACCCactgtatgaccttgaacaagatTTTTCTCTAAGTGTAAAGTAAGAATAATCATCTCTTGGTAGTCTTTGTAATTGAAATACTGTATAGAAAGGGTAAAACATGGAGTAAAACATGTCAGGTACTTAATGAACAACATTGTTATCACTATTACTGCTATTTTTGTGTCTTTGGGAAGCAATAACTCTCATAAGCTTGGGGGACCTCCTAATTGTCTCCTTTAGACCAGGAACCAATATAGTCAGGACGGGGTAATGCAGTAGAATCAATACAGAAAAACTCTTATTGTTACCCCTACTCCCCTTCCAGAGTATCTTACTTTCCAGCACCTCAGGAAAAGCTGGGAACCTCTAGAAGCTTGCTACCTGCTCCCCAACCTTAAACTTGACATTCTATGTAAAACTGCTTGTAGTTGGTACAATATACAGGGTATTTCTTGCTTTTGTGCCTGTGCATGTGTTATGCCCTCAGCCAAGTAAAGTAAGAATGTCATTCCATAGGGATTCATATCGAACTTTTGAAACTTGGTTAATTAAACACTTCCAATTGAACTCTGTGTTTAAACTTTAATAAGTTAGTTGTGATTTGTGTACCTggatactttgtatgatatttagaaattataagtattcaataaatcatTGCATCAAATTGAATCATGTTAGAGGTTATAATAAGGCCACTTCCTTTAATAATTTGACTTTATGGACCAACTCAAGACAACATTTTTCAACTAACGGAGTGGTATGCCTATGAGCTGTGTAAAAGAACATTAAAGGTGTTAACTTTCCCCATAATTTAGTATCTTAAGTCTATGTTAAATGAGTCAGATATCTATTCAGCCTCGGAAGCAGAGATGAATCAAAAGTAAACTggtggtgactaatataacattaaaaaaaaaagtaaacatggtCCCTGTTGATTCTAGCACTGTCCAGGAGAGGGCATCCTGGCCCAAGGATGAGATATCATGACAGCCTGGGCTCCACAACACAAAGGAAAACCTCAAGCTTGATGTTAGATTTGATCCTTCATTTGAATGTGCTGACTTGGCTTTGTCTTCATCCAGTGAGCCTTGTCTTATTACAATTTGCCTTATTATGCAAGTCAAAGGTGTGAAGGCACTGTGGAGGTCAGGCCATTTTGAGGATACCAGGGACCCAAAATAAGTTGAATATTAGATTTCTGGTTTATAATTTTATCAATGAGTTGTACTATTCTTGCTCTGAAATAAGCCATCCTTCGTGTGCAATTCTAGAAAAGAACTCTTAAGCTTGTTAGACCAGCTGCTGTGTTGGAGTATGtgtgaataaatatttgagtgccaTGAATACATCCCTAAAGTCTGAAGGTGAATTTTCTTATACATAAATGGGAATGCTGATGCTCAATATAGATAAAGAATTTTGCCAAAATCTTCCTACCTTacaagtggtagagccaggatttagaATCTGGGTTCAAACTTGATCTCCTCACTTCTGGGGGAACTGGTCTaccacagtggttaagagcatagacATGAGCCCACATCTGTCTGGTTGATTGCCAGTACTGACACTAACTAGACATGTGTCCTTGACCAAGTTATCCCTAAACCTGGTTCACACTTTTTGTGAGCTTTCCCACATCCTTTCTTATCTTGAACCCCCCTGTATATCCCTGATTCCACCAGAAAGCTTTCTCAGCTTGAACCATCCAATCTCTAGCCTCCCTCTACCGGTCATTGATAATCTactcttttctgtgttttccagtATGTGGAAGGTTTCTCTTAGAGCCTGAAGCAACTATGGATGTACAGCTGGATGAGGGAATCCCCTCTGGATCTATGTCTTCATAGACAATGAGATTAGGCTAGATACCGCTTGAATATCTCTGTTCATTCAGGTGTCAGAATGACTTGACAAATGATGGGTTGTATTATACCAATAAGAATTAGaatcttttttaatgtttaagtCATTAAATGAAGTTCCTATGCCAGTATCAAGTACCCCTCTCCTGTGTCATATTCTCATCCCCTTACTACATTGTGCTACTATACTTTGGTTCCTCTGGCTATCATTTCCCAAATCCTCCTCCTTTTCACCAAAACAACCCTCTGAGATATGAGCTCTTAGAACCCTCACTTCTCAGATCAAGatactgaggcacaaagaggctaACTAATTTGCCTGAAATTTACATGGGTAGCAGTGAAAAAAGTTTTGGGTTCATACACCACAggtttaaattttacatttttcattcctAGCTTGCTAATAGTTTATGAATGCCAGAtgccttttctgtatctattaataacataattttttctttagcctGTCGAGATAAATTACAGCAATTTTTTGAAACGTTGAGTCAGCCATGCACACCTAGAATAAATCTCAGTTGGTCACAGAGCATATGCTTATGCATTGTcagatttggtttgctagcattttgcagaggattttttttatctattttcaagATATTCCCAGTAAACCCATCTGGATCAGGTGTCTTATTTTGgaaagttattaattattgactcatttaatttCCTCTATTTCTCCTTGTTTGAGTTTGGTAGACTGTCTTTCAAGGAGCTGGTCTGTTTCATTAGCTTACCGAATGTATGTGCATAGAGTGGTTCAAAATACTATTAATCCTACATGGGATCAGTGGTTGTGGTCCCTCTTTTATTTGTTATTAGTAATTGCTATCTCTTTTCCTTGACCTGGCTATAGGTTTATCACTTCTACTGATTCTttaaaagaaccagctcttggttttgttgatgttCTCCATTGACTTCCTGATTTcaacttcattgatttcttttttttaattatttaaattcaattagccaacatacagtacatcattagtttcagattaGTGtttaataattcatcagttgtatataacacccagtgctcatcacatcacatgccttccttaatgcccatcacccagttaccccatccccctacccaccaccCCTTCAGCAAACCTGTTTGTTTCCCATTGTAAAgagtgtctcatggtttgtctccctctgatttcccattcagttttccctcccttcccttatgttcctctgtgctatttcttatatttcacaatgagtgaaaccatataattgtctttctctgatttcacttagcataatagcctccagttccatccacattgacgtaaatggtaggtattcatcctttctgatggctgagtaatattccattgtatatataaactatatctttatccattcatctgttgaaggacatctcggctccttccacagttcggcaattgtggacattgctgctatgaacattgggatgcatgagccccttcttttcactacatctatatctttggggtaaatacccagtagtgtaatagctgggtcatagggtagctctatttttaaatttttgaggaacctccacactgttttccaaagtggctgtaccaacttgcattcccaccaacagtgtaagagggttcccctttctccacaacctctccaacatttgttgtttcctgccttgttaattttagccattttgactgtgaggtggtatctcattatggttttgatttgtatttctctgatgccaagtgatatggagcatttcttcatgtgtcttttagtcatttgtatgtcttctttggagaagtgtctgttcttctgcccatttcttgactggattgtttgttttttggggtgttgagtttgataaattctttacagaccttggataccagccctttatctgatatgtcctttgcaaatatcttctcccattctgtaggttgccttttagtttttgttgactgtttccactgtgaagaagctttttatcttaccgaagtcccaatagttcatttttgtttttgtttcccttgtctttggagacatgttttgcaagaagttgctgcagccaaggtcgaagaggttgctgtctatgttctcctctaggattttgatggattcctgtctcacactgaggtctttcatccattctatctttgtgtatggtgtaaggaaattgtccggtttcattcttctgcatgtggctgtccagttttcccagcacaatttattgaagagacagtcttttttccattggatattttttccttatttgtcaaagattggttgaccatagaattgaggttccatttctggattctctcttctgttccattgatctatatgtctgtttttgtgccagtgccatgctgtcttgatgatcacagctttgtaacatagcttgacGTCATGCACTGTGATGCTGCAGCTTTggtttgctttttcaacattcctctggctattcagggtcttttctggttccatccaaatttaaggattatttgttccagctctgtgaaaaatgttgatggtattttttaCAGGGATGGCGTTGAAAgggtagattgctctgggcagcatagacattttaacaatgtttactcttccaatcatgagcatggaatgtttttccatttctttgtgtcttcctcaatttctttcataggtgttctgtagtttttagagtacagatctttacctctttggtcaggtttattcctatgtatcttatgggttttggaacaattgtaaatggagtcgattccttaatttctctttcttcagtctcctaCAGCATTTCAATGTGgtaagatacaaaatcaatgcacaggaatcagttggatttctatacactaacatttcattgacttttttttaagattttatttatttgacagagagagcacaagcagggggaacagtagaagaagagggagaagcaggctccctgctgagcagggaaccccatgtggggctggatcccaggaccctgggatcatgacctgagccacccaggtgcccctcactgaattttgttgtaatttcttttgtttgttttaggctTAAAtgattctttgtctatttttctaaGACAGAAGCATACATCCTCTTCTAGATCTCATTTCTTCTAATATGTATTCAGTGCTATAAATTGttctctaagcactgctttcacaGTATCCCACAAATTtagtaagttgtattttcattttaatgtagttcAAAGTATTCTCAAGTGTGACCCATctttataaaaagcatttaatcTACCAAATATTAGGTTTTCCAGCAGCCcttatttctagtttaattccattttggtATGAGCAGACTGTTGATTTTAAATCTTAGGGctttttatggcccagaatatgctCTGTCCTAGTGAATGTTGCATGTGAGCTTAAAGAATATtctgttaggggc
Above is a genomic segment from Halichoerus grypus chromosome 11, mHalGry1.hap1.1, whole genome shotgun sequence containing:
- the OR52M1 gene encoding olfactory receptor 52M1 — its product is MLTSHNVCSIPSSFQLTFQLPGLESLHMWLSIPFGSMYLVAVVGNVTILAVVKVEHSLHQPMYFFLCMLAVINLVLSTSTMPNLLGIFWFGAGDIGLDACLAQMFLTHCFAIVESGIFLAMAFDRYVAICNPLSHTTVLTHAVVGRLGLAALFWGILYIGPLPLMICLRLPLYKARVISHSYCEHMAVVTLACGDIRVNNVYGLSIGFLVLILDSMAITASYVMIFRAVMGLATPEAQLKTLGTCGSHICAILIFHVPIAVSSLIHRFGHQVPPPIHTLLANFYLLIPPILNPIVYAVHSKQIHERLLQILKIETKTK